AAATTGCATCTGAACCTAGAGTTGAACCACAAAATATTGCGATAGATTTCATAGACTATTAACCTTATTTTCATTCTGGCTTGTCTTAAAATTAGACAATATGAGCGTGTTTAAACGATTTAGTGAAGTAATCAGTTTTTTTTCATGGCATCCTTGTCTAAAATACACCCATCGAAATAATTACACACTGCGCTAAGGAGAAAAGATCAAATGCTTGAAGCCTTTTATGCCACAGAGCGCGGTAGTTTAGAAGATGCAACCATCAATGGCGGCTTCGACCTTCACCCAGAATTGGTTTGGGTCGATTTGATTGCACCTTCTCAAGATGAACAAGAATGGGTACTCGATGCCTATAAACAAAATTTACCGACTTTAAAATCGCTTGAAGACATTTCATCTTCGGCACGATTTTACCGTGATGACGACGGCATTTTACACATTAGTACGTATTTTTTAACGAAAAATAAAAACTATCAAGTTGAAGATGAGTCTGATGATTCATCCAATATGCTCGGCACCATCCAAACCGTTGCCTTTATTTTACACAAAGACCGCCTATTTACGCTACGCGGTGAAAAGCTGGTGGCTTTTCGTGCCTTTCGCGCACGTGCCCGTCGTAATGATTATGACATTGAATATAAAGATCCAACGTGGATTTTGCTGGGATTGCTCGAAGCTAAACTGGATGAACTTGCGGATATCTTAGAAGATATCCACAAAGATTTAGAGTTATACTCAACAGAAGTACTCAATGTACGTCATCGTGAACAAATCCTTGACTTAGACGATATGATTACCCGTCTTGCCCAAAAAGAGGATATGCTCGGAAAAGCGCAATTGTGTCTGATTGACTTGCGCCGTGTATTGACCTTCTTGTCACGTCCACGTGCATTGGGCAGTCATATTTATGATGCCGATATTCGAGAACTGAGTGAGGATGTACGTTCACTGGTTGAACATGATGCCTTCTTATTCCAAAAGGTGCGTTTCTTACTCGATACCACCTCTGGATTTATTAACACGGAACAGAATGATACCATTCGTCGATTCTCAATCTTGCCGAGCATGCTTGCGCCACCGATGCTGATTGCCAGTATTTATGGTATGAATACCGATGTCTTACCCTATTCCAAAGGCACAGCGAGTTTTGTGGTTGTCAGTCTGATTTTAATTGCGTTCTTGGTCGGTCCACTGATTTATTTCCGCTGGAAAAAATGGATCTGAGCGAGCTTTGAAGCACTGCTTCAAAGCAATGCGCAAGAAACACACCTATTTGGCAAATTACCTATACGGTATGCATTTTAATTTGATCTCAAACTACTCATAAAAAAAGCACCCTCAGGTGCTTTTTTTATATCGAATGTTTAAATAAGATTTAAATCATGTTCAAGATGACAGGACTGAATAATTTTAAGCATTTTATCCGGTACAGCTTTGAACCTTAAGGCTTGAGTATCTGGAGTTTGACGTAACCAGCGCACCAAAACAGCCAAAGCCAATGTACTGCCCTGTTCGAGCTCAGCCAAATTCACCACCAAAGGGAAGTGATTGTGCTTGCGAATCTGAGTTAAGCCTTCTTGATAATATTGCTCAGCATTATCGTAATCAATTTTACCTGACACCCATAATTCTTGCTGATCGAAACGTATCATATTAAAACTCGTCTCAATTATTTTTTATCAACTGCAGCTTCAGCATCCGGCTTAAAGTTAGCAATGGCTTTGTCAATATCTCCGCCATTACGTTTAACTGTTGCAGCAAACTGATTACGGAACTGTAGACCTAAATCAATGCCTGAAACGTTGATGTTACGGATTTTCCACTGGCTGCCTTTATCCGCCAATTGGAAAGATACGGGAATTTTTTCACCTTTGTGGGTAAAATCAATCGTCACCACAGGGTTTTTGCTTGCGCTCGCCTTATACGGACGAAGAGTATAGGTTTGATTACTAAACTTAGAGAACGCGCTGCCATAATTTTCAATTAAGGTTTCACGGAAGTTCTTTTCAAACTGCGCACGCTGTGCAGCATTACTATATTGATTGGTCGCATAGGTTCCCATTACAATACGGGTAAAAGACTGCGAATCGATATATGGATCAAGGTTTTGGCGCACAATCGCCTTAACAGCAGCAGGATTATTTTGTAATTTTGCCTGATCTGTTTTTAAACGAGAAATCAGATTATCTGCAACCTTTTTTACAAAAGCTGGTGGTGTTTCAGTCGGCGCTGCAAATGCTGAAGTTGCCATCATTGCAGACAAAATACCCACAGAAAGTGTTTGTTTTACTAATATATTCATTTCAATTTCCTCAATTCATTATTCAACAAATGCGGTTTGAGCATCCGTTGTTTCAGGGGCTGCTGTAGTCGCTTCACCTGCATCTTTTTTGCTATCGCCTGCGCCACCAGTCACGAACTTAGAAACCAAGTCTTCTATTTCCATGGTACTTTGGGTGTTGGTAATTTGCTCACCGCGTTTTAAATAGCTCAAACCACCACCTGGTACGATTTTTAAATATTTCTCACCCAGTAAACCATTGGTTGCAACCATAATATAAGCATCTTCATCAATATTTGTGATGGATTTCATGTTATTGATCAGTTGCTTTTCCATTGCTTTTTGTTCTTCAGGTGTAGCAGCTTCATAATCCGTACTATAACGCAGCTCTTCGACAGCACCAGTTTGCACTGTTTTAAGCTGTTCAGCATTAAACGAGGTCAGCTCACCATCCAAATTAATTTTGACAGTTGCAAGACGCGTCAATGGATCTAAAGTCACTGACTCAACCTCACCCACTTTGACACCACTTAATGCCACTTTAGCGCGAGGCTTAATGCCATTTACATTGTCAAAGGTCGCTGTCATGCTGTAGCTGTCTTTAAGATTCGTGCCGACCAAGCCACTGACTTTCATGGCCAAGAAAAATAACGCTATACCAAACACAATAACGAAAATTCCGACTGCTAGCTCACTAGTACGTGATTTCATTAAACACCTCCGAACATGACCGCAGTCAAAACAAAATCAAAACCTAAAACACAAAGTGATGAATACACCACTGTACGCGTTGTGGATGTGGCAATACCTTCTGAGGTCGGCTCACATGAATAACCTTGATAGACTGCAATCCAGGTACACAACAAGGCAAATACAAAACTTTTAATAATGGTGCCATTCAAGACATCTTTATAAAATTGCACAGTGTTTTCCATGCCACTCCAATAAGAACCTTCATCTGCACCTAAAAAATCAACCCCCACCATTTTACCCCCCATAATCCCAACCGCAGCAAAAATTACGGCAAGCATAGGCAGGCTAAAAATACCCGCCCAAAGACGTGGGGAAATAATCCGTTTGAGTGGATCAACACCAATCATTTCCATACTGGACAGCTGTTCCGTGGCTTTCATCAAGCCAATTTCAGCGGTCAAAGCAGACCCTGCACGACCCGCGAACAATAACGCCGCAACCACCGGTGCAAGTTCACGCAGCAAGGTTAGTGACACAGCAGCGCCAAGCATGGCTTCACTACCAAAAGTGACCAAGATGCTATACATCTGTAAACCCAGCACAGCACCAATAAACAGACCAGACACCACAATAATCAACAGCGACATCACACCCACACGGTACATTTGGTAAATGAATAACTTCACTCCCAACCATGTCGGCATTGAAAATAGAATTTGCATCAGCATCAGCGCTGCAACACCAATTCCACGAACACGTTCAATAACGCGTCTACCTAATAAGGCAATAGCATTCATGAACGTACCTCTCCACCTAAATAAGCTTGATGACTAAATTGATAATCGACTGGACCTTCGACAGAACCTGTCAGGAATTGCCGCACGAAGGCAGACTGATGATTTCTTAATTGGTCAGCTGTCCCTTCGCCTTGCACTTTGCCTTCGGCCACCACATAAATGTAATCTGCAATAGATAAGGTTTCTGCAACATCATGCGACACAATAATCGTGGTGAGATCCAACGCTTCACGTAAAGAACGAATTAGACGTGATAACACGCCCATCACAATCGGATCTTGTCCTGCAAAAGGCTCGTCATACATGATCAGCTCAGGATCTAAGGCTATCGCTCTCGCTAAAGCCACGCGACGATTCATACCGCCCGATAATTCCGATGGCATCATTTGCTCAGCGCCGCGCAGTCCCACGGATTCTAATTTGAGTGCCACCAATTCAGCAATTAAATGCTCAGACAGTTTGGTGTGGGCACGAATGGGAAAAGCGACATTTTCATAAACCGACATGTCGGTAAAAAGCGCACCACTTTGAAAGAGCATGCCCATACGCGCGCGTGCTGCAAAAAGATCCTGCCGTGACATATCCGCGATATTTTTACCATCAAGTAAGACTTGACCTGTGTCAGGCGTCAGTTGACCGCCAATTAAGCGCAATAGTGTAGTTTTACCGGTACCAGAAGGACCCATAATTGCGGTAATTTGTCCGCGACGAATTTTTAAATTAACTTGATCATAAATGATACGTTCTCCGCGATTAAAGCTCAAATTTTTAACTTCAATGAAAGCTTGCTCATCGGGATGACTTTGATTATTCATAGCTGAGCGTGTTCCTGCAGATTATCAGCTCGCATACTATACTCTGAAATAGCTGAATTCTGATGTTATTTGTTTACAACAAGTGCTGGGCATGATTGTAGCATTAATATACATTTTTAAGCATGCTGAGTGCTTTTAATTATTTTTATCAAATATATGGTCTAGGCGGACATCAAAAGCGAATGAAAAAATCACATGCTGAAATTAAAAGGTGATACTAAACAGATAATAAGCAAGATTGGCAATCAATAGAATCGAGAAGACGTAAATCATCGCCACTCCTACATGATCTCTGGCTGGGGCTTTGGATAGATGGGCATTGTTCATAATTTACTTTTTATTTTTAAAACATGACGTGGTTAACACTAATACTAGCATAATTCAAAAAGTTGGCAATAAAAAAACCAGTCAAGCGACTGGTTTTTTTAAATACAAATTAATTAGTCATTAAATTTGCGACGTGGACGATCTTCACCACCTTCACGGCGTGGACGATCTGAATTAAATTCGCGCTTAGGACGTTCGTCAGTACCAAAAGTACGCTTAGGACGCTCATCTGTACCAAAAGTACGCTTAGGACGCTCATCTGTACCAAAAGTACGTTTAGGACGATCATCAAAAGTACGTTGTGGACGGTCGCCAAAACCACCTTCACGACGTGGCGCTGGACGATCACCAAAGTCACGCTTTGGACGATCAGCAAAACCACCTTCACGAGGCGCTTTATAATCTACGCGGTTACCACGGTTGTCATCGTTCGAACGTGGACGATCAGCAAAACCACCTTCACGACGCGCTGGAGCTGGACGATCGCCGAAATCACGTTTAGGACGGTCATCAAACGAGCGTTGTGGACGATCACCGAAACCACCTTCACGACGTGCTGGAGCTGGACGATCACCGAAACCGCCTTCACGACGTGGCGCTGGACGATCACCGAAATCACGCTTAGGACGATCATCTCCATAAGCAGGACGTTCGCCACGTGGTTTGTCATCGAATGAACGTTGTGGACGATCGCCACGCGGTTTGTCATCGAATGAACGCTGTGGACGATCACCGCCACGGCCGCCATCACGACCACCGCTGAAACCGCCGCCGCTACGACCGCCGCCATCACGACCACGACCACCGCCGAAACCGCCACGACCACGACCACCGCCATCACGACCGCCGCCATCACGACTACCGCGTGCAGGAGGTGGAGATGGCTCAAGGCCTTCAATTTCAGAAACATTCAAACGTGCTTCTAGGAATTCTTCTAATGAACGGATTTTACCGCGTTCACGGTAAGTCGCTAAAGTGATGGCTTTACCGGTACGACCCGCACGACCTGTACGACCGATACGGTGTACATAATCTTCGTTCTTCATTGGAAGACCGAAGTTAATCACGTGAGAAATTGTTGGTACGTCAAGACCACGAGCAGCAACGTCAGTTGCAACTAGGATTTTTGCACGACCTTCACGGATACTGCGTAGACGGCGGTTACGAACCGTTTGTGGCATAGCACCATGAAGCGCTACAACTGAAAGACCCGCTTCAGCTAGCTCTTCAGCAAGCATATCTGTATCTTCTTGAGTTGACGCAAATACAACTGCTTGATCAACGTCTTCAGCGCTTAACCAATGTGTTAGTAATTTTTTCTTGTGTTCAAAGCCATCAGTCCAGTGCAAAGTCTGAGTAATGTCCATGTTTGTAGAGTGACCAGTTTCGATCGCAATACGTACAGGATCATTCATCATACGTTCAGCAAGCGTAATGATACGACCAGCGAAAGTAGCAGAGAACATTAAGGTTTGCTTACGGTTGTTCGCTAAATCGCTGATTGCTTCTAGGTCTTCAGAGAAACCTAGGTCAAGCATACGATCCGCTTCATCGACGATCAATGAACGAACTTGGTCAAGTTTGATTTGACGACGGTTTACCAAGTCAAGTAAACGACCTGGAGTCGCCACAACAACTTGCGCACCTTTTAACTGTTGGATTTGTTTACCAAAAGGCATACCGCCCATAACAGCAGCAATACGCACGCCTTTCATGTGGCGAACAAAAGTGATCGCATCTTGGCTTACTTGTTGAGCCAATTCACGTGTCGGACAAAGAACAAGGATGTCAGGAGAAGTCACTGCACGCATACGATCTTTGAAAGACAATAATGTATCTTCGTTAGTCGCTAAAGCGTTCAATGTAGGAAGTAAGAATGCAGCAGTCTTACCAGAACCAGTTTGGCTTGATACTAAAAGATCTTTGCCTTCTAAAGCAGCAGGAATGGCCTGTTCTTGAACAGTCGTAGGCGCAGTAAAGCCTAGAGTCTGAAGTGCTTCTTGAAGTGATTCGTGTAGTTGAAAATCAGCAAAAGTTTTGCTCATAGAGAGTGTTCACCCTGAAGTGGGTGCTCCATTTAATAAATTACAATATGGACATCGGCAAAAAGCGGCACAGCAAATAGAGCTGAAAAATGAATTCAGCAGCGATCCGAATAACGACGATGTAGTGACGCACGTATGATGACGGCCGCAAACCTGAAGGAATCGCTTAAGCGATTGGGGCGCGAAGGATATGTCCTCTCTATGGACAACACGCGCATACAATGATTAGAAGATAGTGTTCAGGTAATGAACGAAAATTAAGTGCGTTTGCGGATTATAGCAGGTTATTTTATAAAGTCATTAAGTTTATTTATTTTCTCGCTTAAGCTTTAATATGACGCTGTTTTTAATAGATTTAAAATTTAAAAAAGCTCTCAATCTGAGAGCTTTTTTAAATCTTGTACATTTGATCTGCTTATTTCGCAGCATCGCCCCATGCTGGAACAACAGCTTGCATGAGTGGCTTCAGTGTTTTCATTGAACATGCCAATACTTGACCATTGCTCATCGAATCTGAACCACCGCGTGCATCAACAACCGTACCGCCCGCTTCTTTTACCATTAATTCGCCTGCTGCGATATCCCACGGCTTAAGACCTAGTTCGAAATAACCATCGAAACGACCTGCAGCCACATACGCCAAATCAAGTGCTGCTGAACCTGTACGACGGTATTGAGCGCCTTGTTCAGTGACAGCAAGCAATGAATCGAAATGATTTTTCGCATAAGAGACGACTTCACCATTGCGCATTGCACGGTAAGCATGACCTACAGATAAGAAAGTGTTGGCTAAGCTGTCTTTTACATTTACACGAATACGGCGCTGGTTCATCATGGCACCACGACCACGACTTGCAGAGAATAGCTCATCTTTCACAGGGTCATAAATCACACCGTGCTGAGTAATGCCTTTGTGCTGAACTGCAATAGAAATACAGAAATGGGGAACGCCATTGATGAAGTTCAAAGTACCATCTAGCGGATCGATCACCCAGCACCAATCAGCATCGTGACCGACACCTTCTTGTAGACCGAATTCTTCACCATGGAAGCTGTGATTTTTATAACTTTTTTTCAGTGTTGCAATGGTTAATTCTTCTAAATAACGATCAACACGCGTCACTGGACCATCAATGCCTTTTTCTTCAACTTGCAGATCAAGCTTATGACGATTCTGATGCGCTTTTAAAAGCTCTTGACCAACTGTTTGAGCCGCACGCGCAGCCATCACCACCATAGGTTCCATTGAACATACCCACTACAAATTTGAAGAAACTGATAAAGAATAATGCATAAAAGCGCCGGCATTCTATCAAATACCGACGCTTTTAGGGAAAAAATGTTGCTAAAATTTTATTGCAGTCGCTTTAAACCAACTGCACCAGCTTGGTCCAAGCCTGAACAATTGATTTTTCAATCCCTTTGGCATCAAGTCCGCAGTCCTTGAGCATTTCACCATGTGTGGCTTGTGCCAAGAATTGATCAGGTAGGCCCAAATTCAATACAGGCTTCACAATTTGCGCATGCGCCAAGAACTCATTCACTGCACTGCCCGCACCGGCCATGACTGCATGTTCTTCAACCGTCACAAACATTTGCGTTTGATCCGCCAATGCACGGATGATATTTTCATCTAGAGGTTTAACAAATCGCATGTTAATTACACGCACAACCACCTCAACTTGTTGAGCCAGTTTTTCAGCAGCCGCAACAGCAACACTGACACGGCTACCAAAGGCCAAAATACTGATGCCTTCATCATGTTGTGTATTTAACGCTAAAACCTGTTCAGCCTGACCAATTTCAAGCGATGTCCATTCTTTTTGAATCACGACACCTAAGCCTGCTCCACGTGGATAACGCACAGCCGTTGGACCTGGGTAATGATAAGCCGTATGCAACATTTGACGGCATTCATTTTCATCTTTTGGTGCCATGATCACCATATTCGGTACGGTACGCATAAAGGCATAAT
This genomic window from Acinetobacter sp. TGL-Y2 contains:
- a CDS encoding DEAD/DEAH box helicase, which gives rise to MSKTFADFQLHESLQEALQTLGFTAPTTVQEQAIPAALEGKDLLVSSQTGSGKTAAFLLPTLNALATNEDTLLSFKDRMRAVTSPDILVLCPTRELAQQVSQDAITFVRHMKGVRIAAVMGGMPFGKQIQQLKGAQVVVATPGRLLDLVNRRQIKLDQVRSLIVDEADRMLDLGFSEDLEAISDLANNRKQTLMFSATFAGRIITLAERMMNDPVRIAIETGHSTNMDITQTLHWTDGFEHKKKLLTHWLSAEDVDQAVVFASTQEDTDMLAEELAEAGLSVVALHGAMPQTVRNRRLRSIREGRAKILVATDVAARGLDVPTISHVINFGLPMKNEDYVHRIGRTGRAGRTGKAITLATYRERGKIRSLEEFLEARLNVSEIEGLEPSPPPARGSRDGGGRDGGGRGRGGFGGGRGRDGGGRSGGGFSGGRDGGRGGDRPQRSFDDKPRGDRPQRSFDDKPRGERPAYGDDRPKRDFGDRPAPRREGGFGDRPAPARREGGFGDRPQRSFDDRPKRDFGDRPAPARREGGFADRPRSNDDNRGNRVDYKAPREGGFADRPKRDFGDRPAPRREGGFGDRPQRTFDDRPKRTFGTDERPKRTFGTDERPKRTFGTDERPKREFNSDRPRREGGEDRPRRKFND
- the mlaE gene encoding lipid asymmetry maintenance ABC transporter permease subunit MlaE — translated: MNAIALLGRRVIERVRGIGVAALMLMQILFSMPTWLGVKLFIYQMYRVGVMSLLIIVVSGLFIGAVLGLQMYSILVTFGSEAMLGAAVSLTLLRELAPVVAALLFAGRAGSALTAEIGLMKATEQLSSMEMIGVDPLKRIISPRLWAGIFSLPMLAVIFAAVGIMGGKMVGVDFLGADEGSYWSGMENTVQFYKDVLNGTIIKSFVFALLCTWIAVYQGYSCEPTSEGIATSTTRTVVYSSLCVLGFDFVLTAVMFGGV
- a CDS encoding outer membrane lipid asymmetry maintenance protein MlaD, with translation MKSRTSELAVGIFVIVFGIALFFLAMKVSGLVGTNLKDSYSMTATFDNVNGIKPRAKVALSGVKVGEVESVTLDPLTRLATVKINLDGELTSFNAEQLKTVQTGAVEELRYSTDYEAATPEEQKAMEKQLINNMKSITNIDEDAYIMVATNGLLGEKYLKIVPGGGLSYLKRGEQITNTQSTMEIEDLVSKFVTGGAGDSKKDAGEATTAAPETTDAQTAFVE
- a CDS encoding inositol monophosphatase family protein; translated protein: MEPMVVMAARAAQTVGQELLKAHQNRHKLDLQVEEKGIDGPVTRVDRYLEELTIATLKKSYKNHSFHGEEFGLQEGVGHDADWCWVIDPLDGTLNFINGVPHFCISIAVQHKGITQHGVIYDPVKDELFSASRGRGAMMNQRRIRVNVKDSLANTFLSVGHAYRAMRNGEVVSYAKNHFDSLLAVTEQGAQYRRTGSAALDLAYVAAGRFDGYFELGLKPWDIAAGELMVKEAGGTVVDARGGSDSMSNGQVLACSMKTLKPLMQAVVPAWGDAAK
- a CDS encoding CorA family divalent cation transporter, translating into MLEAFYATERGSLEDATINGGFDLHPELVWVDLIAPSQDEQEWVLDAYKQNLPTLKSLEDISSSARFYRDDDGILHISTYFLTKNKNYQVEDESDDSSNMLGTIQTVAFILHKDRLFTLRGEKLVAFRAFRARARRNDYDIEYKDPTWILLGLLEAKLDELADILEDIHKDLELYSTEVLNVRHREQILDLDDMITRLAQKEDMLGKAQLCLIDLRRVLTFLSRPRALGSHIYDADIRELSEDVRSLVEHDAFLFQKVRFLLDTTSGFINTEQNDTIRRFSILPSMLAPPMLIASIYGMNTDVLPYSKGTASFVVVSLILIAFLVGPLIYFRWKKWI
- a CDS encoding ABC transporter ATP-binding protein; translation: MNNQSHPDEQAFIEVKNLSFNRGERIIYDQVNLKIRRGQITAIMGPSGTGKTTLLRLIGGQLTPDTGQVLLDGKNIADMSRQDLFAARARMGMLFQSGALFTDMSVYENVAFPIRAHTKLSEHLIAELVALKLESVGLRGAEQMMPSELSGGMNRRVALARAIALDPELIMYDEPFAGQDPIVMGVLSRLIRSLREALDLTTIIVSHDVAETLSIADYIYVVAEGKVQGEGTADQLRNHQSAFVRQFLTGSVEGPVDYQFSHQAYLGGEVRS
- a CDS encoding STAS domain-containing protein, coding for MIRFDQQELWVSGKIDYDNAEQYYQEGLTQIRKHNHFPLVVNLAELEQGSTLALAVLVRWLRQTPDTQALRFKAVPDKMLKIIQSCHLEHDLNLI
- a CDS encoding MlaC/ttg2D family ABC transporter substrate-binding protein, translating into MNILVKQTLSVGILSAMMATSAFAAPTETPPAFVKKVADNLISRLKTDQAKLQNNPAAVKAIVRQNLDPYIDSQSFTRIVMGTYATNQYSNAAQRAQFEKNFRETLIENYGSAFSKFSNQTYTLRPYKASASKNPVVTIDFTHKGEKIPVSFQLADKGSQWKIRNINVSGIDLGLQFRNQFAATVKRNGGDIDKAIANFKPDAEAAVDKK